The genomic DNA CCAACGGCGAGTTACCCTTTTGCTGTGGTAGGCAACGGTGCTGCACGTGAACAAATCCAATTTGCAACCCCACCCCCGAATCCGCTTGAACTAAAATCCTGGATTTCACAAGAAATGGGTGAAAAGTTGGCTATTGCCAGTGGGAGTACATTAGAGCAATGGTTTGTTGAAGCGGCTGACCGGAACTTTAGGCCACGTGTCTTGCCTGTTTCGGTTGCGGCAGAAATGAAATATGCCTTGCGGTATTTTTCAGGAACCAATGTGGTGGCTTTGTTGCCCGGTACCGAAAAACCGGATGAAGCAATTCTGTTCACGTCCCATCACGACCACTTGGGCGTGGGTAAGCCGGATAAAAAAGGAGATACCATTTATAATGGAGCTGTGGACAATGCCTCTGGTGTAGCCATGATGCTTACGATGGCCAAAGCACTTAAACAAGCTGCTGATCCTCCAAAAAGGTCTATTTTGTTTCTATCGGTGACGGCAGAAGAGTCAGGGCTTTTGGGTTCGGCCTACTACGCCGCTCATCCGACCTTTCCAATGCATAAAATAGTAGCAAATCTGAATGTGGATTCGGGAAATGTACATGGACGTACCACCGATCTTTCGGGTATTGGCGCTGAAACAAGCGAGATGTTGCGCCTTCTGAGGAATGCAGCCAAGGCGGAAGGCATGACCGTCTCTCCAGATCCCAATCCTAACGCTGGGTTATTTTTCCGCAGCGATCAACTCTCTTTTGCACGCATGGGAGTTCCGGCTTTCTTTCTCAACAGCGGCAAAAACTTCATTGGTCGTCCTCAAGGGTTTGCACAACAAGCAGAGGCGGAATATACGGCCTTACGGTATCATCAACCAGCGGATGAATTTGATCCTAAGTGGGCTATGGGGGGGATGGTACAGCAAATGCGGGTCTGTCTTCGCTTGGGATATACCTTGGCGATGGATGGCTCTTGGCCGCAATGGAAGCCGGGGGCCGAGTTTGAAGCGGCCCGAAAAGCGGGTTTTTAGCGGTAATTCGCTTATTGTGGACAAAAATGCCAGCCTCTGGATTTGTAAATAGATGCGGTTCCTGACTGGGGAACGGATGTTAGAAGGGTGTATGGTCTGTTGCAAAAGCCGATGCAATGGCCATCCTTCTGCTAAAACGTGAAAAAAATCGCTAAGACATTTTTTAAGAAGTTATCCTTTCGTTTGGTACTTGATTAGACCGGATCCGCATGATGGATTCAGGTTGACTTCTGCTTCCCCTTTAATCTTACCCTATATGTTTTATGCAGCAAAAGACACTTAAAATTATTAAAAACCGATCGGATATTGGCGCTGGCACCCGTGGCTCGGACATGGGGGTTGATGCCCTTGAAATTGCGGCTATCAATTGCGGCGATGATTTTTTTAACCGCCATTTGTTTGCTGACGTTGCCACCCACAACGAATCTGTTTATGACAAAGTTCGCAATTCCTTCGCCAAGCGGATTGGGCATGTGTTTGAGCAATGCACCCGTGTGGCCGAGGCGGTAGAGCAAACAGTGGCCGAAGGCTTTTTTCCATTGGTGCTTTCTGGAGACCATTCTTCTGCGTTGGGAACCATCAGCGGATTAAAAGCGGCACAGCCAGAACGAACCTTGGGGGTGGTATGGATTGACGCCCATGCAGACCTGCATTCGCCTTATACGTCTCCGTCTGGAAACATTCATGGTATGCCCCTTGCCGCTGCCCTTGCCGAGGATAATTTGGCCTGTCAGATTAATAACCTACGCGATGATACCGACTATTACTGGGAGGCGATGAAGCGAATTGGGACACCAAATGCCAAAATTAAACCCGAACACCTCGTTTTTTGCGGTGTCCGAGATGCTGAACTACCAGAGATACACCTAATGCAGACGCATAACATCCGAAATTTCACGGTGCCCGAAGTTCGATTTAGGGGATTAGCGGCTTGTTTATCCGAAGCCCTTGAACGGTTAGCAGCGTGTGATGATCTGTATATCTCCTTTGATGTGGACAGTATGGACTGCGATTTAGTGTCGTATGGAACCGGAACCCCTGTCTCGAAAGGTTTTGATCCGGCGGAGGCGGCATCCATTATCAAGGGCTTTTTAGACAGTCAAAAAGTGATTTGTCTGGAAATCGCCGAAATTAACCCCCTTTTAGATACCCGAGGCAATAAAATGGCAGAAACCGCTTTTGGGGTTCTTTCCAATACAATATTGTACTATGAGCAGAAAAATTCCTAAAAACAGACGCTTTTTTCAATATACTTCTCCGATTGTGCCATATTTTGTAATGGACGTCCTTTACCCTCCATTATAACCCAAACACACCCTAATCACATGAAAGGTAAAACAACCAGATGGTTACTGGGCCTGTTCTTTCTCTGCTTGGCACCCGCTGCAATGGCGCAAAGTGTAGTAACAGGAAAAGTGACTTCCGCCGATGACGGCACCCCTTTACCCGGTGTTACGGTCACCGTAAAAGGTACGACAAATGGCGTACTGACCAATACTTCCGGGGATTATCGTATCAGTTTGCCCGCAAACGGAACATTGGTGTTTAGTTTTGTAGGCTATCTTACGCAAGAAGTTGCCGTAAATGGCCGCTCCGAAATCAATATAGCGCTCCTCACCGACACCAAGAGCCTTGGTGAGGTGGTGGTGACAGGTTTTGGTGCGCAAATCAAACGAGAATTAACCGGAAATATCGCCAAAATTAAATCTGCTGATATTCAAGATGTCCCTGTTTTGGGCGTTGATCAAG from Bacteroidetes Order II. bacterium includes the following:
- a CDS encoding M20/M25/M40 family metallo-hydrolase: MKKLLVLAISGWLLACSTGKPALEKPPAHYHDGFLNTIDSVTVRAHLKTLSSDIMEGRGTGTEGEKRAVDYISNQFKALGLVPGAQDGSWFQEVPLLGSTPTVVKPLTFKGPNGTFSGDFGTAFTASTDLASEWVTTSGELVFVGYGISAPGSNWDDFKGMDVCGKILVSFVNDPPPTPKEPGRFKGDTLTYFGRWTYKQEEARRKGAKGILLIHTTPTASYPFAVVGNGAAREQIQFATPPPNPLELKSWISQEMGEKLAIASGSTLEQWFVEAADRNFRPRVLPVSVAAEMKYALRYFSGTNVVALLPGTEKPDEAILFTSHHDHLGVGKPDKKGDTIYNGAVDNASGVAMMLTMAKALKQAADPPKRSILFLSVTAEESGLLGSAYYAAHPTFPMHKIVANLNVDSGNVHGRTTDLSGIGAETSEMLRLLRNAAKAEGMTVSPDPNPNAGLFFRSDQLSFARMGVPAFFLNSGKNFIGRPQGFAQQAEAEYTALRYHQPADEFDPKWAMGGMVQQMRVCLRLGYTLAMDGSWPQWKPGAEFEAARKAGF
- a CDS encoding arginase, producing MQQKTLKIIKNRSDIGAGTRGSDMGVDALEIAAINCGDDFFNRHLFADVATHNESVYDKVRNSFAKRIGHVFEQCTRVAEAVEQTVAEGFFPLVLSGDHSSALGTISGLKAAQPERTLGVVWIDAHADLHSPYTSPSGNIHGMPLAAALAEDNLACQINNLRDDTDYYWEAMKRIGTPNAKIKPEHLVFCGVRDAELPEIHLMQTHNIRNFTVPEVRFRGLAACLSEALERLAACDDLYISFDVDSMDCDLVSYGTGTPVSKGFDPAEAASIIKGFLDSQKVICLEIAEINPLLDTRGNKMAETAFGVLSNTILYYEQKNS